In the genome of Flexistipes sinusarabici DSM 4947, one region contains:
- a CDS encoding CoA-binding protein — protein MQLTDEMLYKTLKEAENIAIVGASNNPERASNGIMKFLMKNNYNCFPVNPNENEVLGVKAYKTLSEVPEKIDIVDVFRRSEAAADIVREAAALNPGFIWLQENVYSEEAESIASGKNIPIIMDKCIFKELLRLKVLD, from the coding sequence ATGCAACTAACGGATGAAATGCTTTACAAAACATTAAAAGAAGCTGAAAATATTGCAATAGTGGGTGCTTCCAATAATCCGGAACGGGCAAGCAACGGAATAATGAAATTTCTGATGAAAAACAACTATAACTGTTTCCCTGTCAATCCCAATGAAAATGAGGTATTAGGTGTAAAAGCATACAAAACTCTCTCAGAAGTACCGGAAAAAATCGATATCGTTGATGTTTTTAGAAGAAGCGAAGCAGCTGCAGATATTGTAAGGGAAGCTGCGGCACTTAATCCCGGATTTATCTGGCTTCAGGAAAATGTGTACTCAGAAGAAGCTGAAAGTATAGCATCCGGAAAAAATATCCCCATCATCATGGATAAATGTATTTTCAAGGAACTCCTAAGACTTAAAGTTTTAGACTAA
- the carA gene encoding glutamine-hydrolyzing carbamoyl-phosphate synthase small subunit, whose amino-acid sequence MQSAYLVLEDGTVFEGESFGAKGEVVGEVVFNTSMSGYQEIITDPSYYGQMVAMTYPLIGNYGINEQDFESLKPHVSAFIVKEYSKAYSNYRANISLGEFLEKHGIIGITGIDTRKLVRHIRLRGSMNGIISTQTDNIDELQKKVAESDGIEGRDLVQYVSCSQPYQWRQGSWNIDKNDFNYAGKDDYHIVAVDYGIKQNILRYFVDCGAKVTVVPAKTTFDEIVKLNPDGVFLSNGPGDPEPLHYAHELAKNLVDNNYPVFGICLGNQILSIALGGKTYKLKFGHHGGNQPVKDMTTGKVEITAQNHCFAVDVESLKDKVEITHVNLNDKTVEGIKLKNNPVFAVQYHPENGPGPHDAKYLFTRFLDMVQSARHV is encoded by the coding sequence ATGCAATCTGCTTACCTGGTTCTTGAAGACGGTACGGTTTTTGAAGGTGAAAGTTTTGGTGCAAAAGGTGAAGTTGTCGGAGAAGTTGTTTTTAACACTTCCATGTCAGGTTATCAGGAAATAATCACCGATCCCTCTTATTACGGTCAAATGGTGGCAATGACTTACCCTTTAATCGGCAACTACGGTATAAACGAGCAGGATTTTGAGTCATTAAAGCCGCACGTTTCCGCCTTCATTGTAAAAGAATACTCAAAAGCATATTCAAATTACCGGGCAAACATCAGTCTGGGAGAATTCCTGGAAAAACACGGTATTATTGGAATTACGGGCATTGACACAAGAAAACTTGTCAGGCACATCCGTCTGCGGGGGTCGATGAATGGTATAATCTCAACACAGACAGATAATATTGATGAGCTGCAAAAAAAGGTAGCAGAATCTGACGGCATTGAGGGTAGAGACCTTGTGCAGTACGTATCCTGTTCTCAGCCATATCAGTGGAGACAGGGCAGCTGGAATATAGATAAAAATGATTTTAACTACGCCGGTAAAGACGACTATCATATTGTAGCTGTGGATTACGGAATAAAGCAGAATATCCTGAGATATTTCGTCGACTGCGGGGCAAAAGTCACAGTTGTTCCAGCCAAAACAACTTTTGATGAAATTGTAAAACTGAATCCCGACGGTGTGTTTTTGTCAAACGGTCCCGGAGATCCGGAACCACTGCATTATGCTCATGAGCTGGCAAAAAACCTTGTTGACAATAATTATCCTGTTTTTGGTATCTGTCTTGGCAATCAGATTCTCTCAATAGCACTTGGAGGCAAAACATACAAACTGAAATTTGGTCACCACGGCGGCAACCAGCCTGTCAAGGATATGACAACGGGTAAAGTGGAAATAACAGCTCAAAATCATTGCTTTGCAGTTGATGTTGAATCGCTGAAGGACAAAGTGGAAATCACCCATGTAAATCTCAATGACAAAACGGTTGAGGGCATAAAACTAAAAAACAATCCTGTTTTCGCAGTGCAATACCATCCGGAAAACGGCCCTGGTCCTCATGATGCCAAATATCTTTTTACCCGATTTCTGGATATGGTTCAATCAGCCAGGCATGTTTAA